In Ischnura elegans chromosome 6, ioIscEleg1.1, whole genome shotgun sequence, one genomic interval encodes:
- the LOC124160458 gene encoding tigger transposable element-derived protein 1-like: MSTKRSGDAGGSSDVKKKRKTVTLEQKLDIIKRSEEGATAAEIGRVLGFQATTVRTILKDKVKIKEFGRIATPRTAAHLSRNRSTVSVEMERLLTLWYENEMQKTQPVDLLRFQRALAIYSDLTKDLSNPVPFTASSGWFDRYKKRANLRGVVKMSGEAASADSEAANAFMETFRAIVEEGGYLPQQIFNADETGLFWKRMPRKTYISIEEKVMREFKIAKDRFTLLNGGNGSGDF, translated from the coding sequence atgtctaCGAAGAGGAGTGGTGATGCTGgaggttcttcagacgtgaagaaaaaacggaaaaCGGTGACGTTAGAACAAAAACTGGACATTATTAAAAGAagtgaagaaggtgcaactgctgcaGAGAttggtcgagttttaggttttcaGGCGACGACAGTTAGGACAATTTTAAAGGACAAagtgaaaattaaagaatttggGAGAATTGCTACTCCTCGAACTGCCGCACATTTATCTCGCAACAGAAGCACAGTTTCAGTAGAAATGGAACGGTTGCTTACTCTTTGGTAtgagaatgaaatgcaaaaaacacAGCCTGTAGACCTATTAAGATTTCAAAGAGCATTAGCAATCTATAGTGACCTCACTAAAGACTTGAGCAATCCTGTGCCTTTCACTGCCAGTAGTGGGTGGTTTGATAGATACAAGAAACGTGCCAATTTGCGGGGTGTCGTCAAAATGAGCGGTGAAGCAGCCAGTGCTGACAGTGAGGCTGCCAATGCATTTATGGAAACTTTTAGGGCAATTGTCGAGGAGGGAGGTTACCTGCCTCAACAAATATTTAACGCAGACGAAACGGGGTTATTTTGGAAGCGCATGCCGAGAAAAACGTATATTTCAATAGAAGAGAAGGTCATGCGTGAGTTTAAGATAGCCAAAGATCGATTTACTCTGTTAAATGGAGGCAATGGATCTGGAGATTTTTAA